AACAGTATTGAAACCAAGATTTGAAATTTTTGCTAAATCGCGATGCACTGTGGATTCAGAATATTCAAGCCAGAATTTTTCCCAAGGTGCTGCTTGGGGATAGTAATTGATGCCTTTGATTTGATTCAGGCTCAGTTGCCGGTTTTCATGGAGCGGCATGGCAATGGCAGAGGCTGGCAGCATTTGGGTTGAAAACAGAAGCGGAGGCTTTGTCTGGCAGGCACTCAGGGCCAACATACCCAGCAAGCTAGAGAGAAATATACTGTCACTGTGACCCATAAATTTACAAACCCAATGGATGATTAGATTGTGAGAGTGGCATTTGAGTCTGTACATGGTCTTTGCCTTGCCTTTCTCTTTCTGAAAAAAGCATACAAAACGAAGGTGTGATTATTTCGCGCTCAATGTGAAAACTATGTCAGAAATGTGTTTTTGTAAAAAATAAAAAACCAAGAAAGAAATTAAGGAGGGGCCCACAGGCGTTAGGCCTTTTGTGCTCAGGCCTGTTCCAGGTACTGATCCAGCATGGCGAGACTTTCGCGCATTTTATCGCGTGTGCGGGCCAGGGTTTCGAGTTCGAATTGGTCAATATTTTCTTCGAGCATGCGCAATTGGTGCAAAAGTGAGCCCGGAACCCCTTTGATCAGGTTCTCGCGGTAGCTCGGATTTTTGTGTTTTTGAACCACGCGTCCCAATTCCCGTGTGGTCATGTCGATGACATTTTTGTATTCATTTTCATGCACCGGATACCGCTTGGCCAGAATATCTTTGCGTTCTTCCTGATCGAGTTGGGCGATCATCATCATTTTGGTGGTGCCCAAGGGTTCAAGGGTTTTAATTTCATCGGGCGACATATACGCGATGCGTTTGAGCCGGGTTAAATACGAATACTCAAGTTCATTGAAATAATTCAGGGCATAATCTTTAAAACTGCGGTAACCCAAGGCCAGGTAGAGCTTTTTTTCTTCAAGATAACGCAAATAAAAAGCGACCAGGGTGTTTTTCTTGACAAGATCCTGGGCCATGGAGCGAATTTCAAACGAAAGCCCCAAGGCATCACGCTGCTTCTTTTCGAGAAAATGCCCAAACAGGGTACGGGCCTGTTCTGGAATATCCACTCTTTGAAGCGTGGGCAAAGCCTGGGCGATCAGGCTTCTGTGGCGATCGAGAATTTCAGGAATGCGTTTTTTGACCTCGCGATAGGAATACAGCGAGATCGGGCGATCAGGCATGGCCAAACTGCCGGCTTCAATAAAGCTCAATTGTGTGGGTTCTTCAAGCGGAAGGGGTTCTGCACTCATGCAAATATTGTAACAAATGCCAGGATCTGCGCATAGTGTCTGTTTTGTCTGTATTAAAAATCAAGTGGAACGCTGATAGGTTCCGATCAGTTCTGTGTTGCCGAGTAAAACAGGTTGCATAGCCTGTTCCACTTGGGCGGCAGGGATTCCCGCTGCCAATTTAAGCGGGCGTGAAAGGGCGTATAGCTTGAAGAAATAACGGTGATTCTGGCCTTTGGGGGGAAAAGGGCCGTCGTAGCCCAGGGTGCGGTAGCTGTTGACGCCCTGGTTTGTGCCACTCATGGAGCGCAGGCGAGGAAAGC
The sequence above is drawn from the bacterium (Candidatus Blackallbacteria) CG13_big_fil_rev_8_21_14_2_50_49_14 genome and encodes:
- a CDS encoding YbhB/YbcL family Raf kinase inhibitor-like protein translates to MQAFLLESPAFVSGAPLPIDYTREGANLSPPLRWKNPPAGTTHLALICSDPDAPGGTWIHWVLYNIPVQWAELPERFPRLRSMSGTNQGVNSYRTLGYDGPFPPKGQNHRYFFKLYALSRPLKLAAGIPAAQVEQAMQPVLLGNTELIGTYQRST